A genomic segment from Aspergillus puulaauensis MK2 DNA, chromosome 1, nearly complete sequence encodes:
- a CDS encoding fungal specific transcription factor domain-containing protein (COG:S;~EggNog:ENOG410PRK7;~InterPro:IPR007219;~PFAM:PF04082;~TransMembrane:1 (o383-403i);~go_function: GO:0003677 - DNA binding [Evidence IEA];~go_function: GO:0008270 - zinc ion binding [Evidence IEA];~go_process: GO:0006351 - transcription, DNA-templated [Evidence IEA]) — protein MATIPFLVNYYGINRSCSNLYLALEMGRPVRDLSISPGCAPSPVYPYGGNNNTNTPESSPEVLADFTARGAEILESLRITATTCSLSSSSSSTTTASTALETAATAGIFSGASIDRLAQSYIYHLQRHFPFVHRPTFRVAAASIPLLLAMILAGCVVDATYESPLPVPSDRATSVASSLQLAVDCFDLAEDLIFRLPLLNLKDLAKSHIHSHSQTAAIETDTLMAAIIIVSLQIGRNDSAIRRRLRRLRLPALADAARALGLFGVAHRDPGTRDEDQWLGWDSTRLQKEISIRLATSIFLLDCQLTGCTCVTPYIAVEELTRGLPCSESSFIMKTGFPTAPSPLEDPSSIADIPVSLPTVTLVETIRILVAETEAPSGSESSFWLQLQSISVLGLFTVVAGMFSHPNIHAVPKQS, from the exons ATGGCGACAATCCCGTTCCTCGTCAACTACTACGGCATCAACAGATCATGCTCGAATCTCTACCTGGCTCTTGAAATGGGGAGGCCGGTGCGTGACCTATCAATATCTCCTGGGTGTGCTCCGAGTCCGGTATATCCTTACGGgggcaacaacaacaccaacaccccagAATCGAGCCCAGAGGTATTGGCCGATTTCACTGCCCGCGGTGCGGAAATACTGGAGAGTCTTAGAATCACCGCCACTACATGCTCTTTATCGTCATCTTCCAGCAGCACAACCACGGCCAGCACGGCGCTTGAAACCGCTGCCACAGCAGGCATCTTCTCAGGCGCCAGCATCGACCGGCTCGCACAGTCCTACATCTACCACCTGCAACGCCATTTCCCGTTCGTGCACCGTCCTACGTTCCGTGTCGCGGCTGCGTCAATACCGCTCTTGCTGGCCATGATACTGGCCGGGTGTGTGGTAGATGCAACATATGAATCACCACTGCCTGTGCCGTCGGATCGCGCGACGTCGGTTGCTTCTAGCTTACAGCTCGCCGTGGACTGCTTTGATCTCGCTGAGGATTTAATTTTTAGGCTGCCGTTGTTGAACCTGAAGGATCTGGCTAAGAGCCACATTCACAGTCACAGCCAAACCGCAGCGATCGAAACCGATACACTCATGGcggccatcatcatcgtcagccTGCAGATTGGGCGCAACGACAGCGCGATTCGCCGCAGGCTGCGCCGTCTGCGCCTCCCTGCCTTGGCGGACGCGGCCAGGGCCCTGGGCCTTTTCGGGGTTGCCCATCGCGATCCCGGTACTCGGGATGAGGATCAATGGCTAGGCTGGGACTCAACCCGGCTTCAAAAGGAGATAAGCATCAG GCTTGCCACCTCGATCTTTCTCCTGGACTGTCAGCTTACTGGGTGCACCTGCGTGACCCCGTATATCGCCGTTGAAGAACTCACAAGAGGCCTCCCGTGCAGCGAGAGCAGTTTCATAATGAAGACTGGGTTCCCCACAGCGCCCTCGCCATTAGAGGACCCATCCAGCATTGCCGACATTCCCGTCTCCTTGCCCACCGTGACGCTGGTCGAGACAATCCGCATCCTCGTGGCAGAGACAGAGGCACCTTCAGGATCAGAATCCAGCTTCTGGCTGCAGCTTCAGAGTATTAGCGTCCTAGGACTGTTCACAGTCGTGGCCGGTATGTTCTCCCACCCCAATATCCACGCGGTCCCAAAACAATCATGA
- a CDS encoding uncharacterized protein (COG:G;~EggNog:ENOG410PWG6;~InterPro:IPR020846,IPR011701,IPR036259;~PFAM:PF07690;~TransMembrane:12 (i39-56o80-97i109-129o135-158i170-191o203-225i277-295o315-334i346-364o370-391i403-420o432-457i);~go_function: GO:0022857 - transmembrane transporter activity [Evidence IEA];~go_process: GO:0055085 - transmembrane transport [Evidence IEA]), with the protein MPEQCLQDSKQQVDAEKVDHADLVSPEWKKTEKSLVRKLDMTLIPVVWVLYMFNYLDRNNIAQARLNNIERDLGLEGTDFNVAVSVLNIGYMLAQLPSNMILTRVRPSIYLPCCVMLWSCVSAATAGVNNFAGLIAVRFFLGIVEAPFFPGAFYLLSCWYTRKELALRTAVLYSGLILATAFSGLIAAGIFAGLDGVHGLAGWQWMFIIEGAGSFFAALIAIGLLPDYIDSTSGSGRWLLTPRERDVAAARIAADRVSDSEADRSVWYGVLLAIKDFRTWIFFLMLCSNHTAYGFNNFFPSIVQGLNLGSKTVTLVLTAPPYLVGAVVSFLVAFSSDRHNERGFHISVPMLVAIVGFVISAATLSVPARYFASFLYASGAFAANAMVYSWAASVLSQTPEKRAAATAIINLLAQFGNIWSPYFFREQDEPRYILAMILMMAFSGLSVCCALTMKMVLKKQNAKMRADAEETGTRSVTLYTV; encoded by the exons ATGCCTGAACAGTGTCTTCAAGACTCCAAACAGCAGGTTGACGCTGAAAAGGTTGACCATGCAGACCTTGTATCACCCGAGTGGAAGAAAACCGAGAAAAGCCTTGTCCGCAAGCTGGATATGACTCTCATCCCTGTTGTTTGGGTGCTCTACATGTTCAACTATCTCGACCGGAATAACATCGC CCAGGCACGGCTCAATAATATCGAGAGGGACCTTGGCCTTGAGGGCACGGATTTCAATGTGGCAGTTTCGGTTCTCAATATTGG ATACATGCTTGCCCAGCTACCCTCGAACATGATCCTCACCCGCGTGCGGCCGAGCATTTATCTGCCGTGCTGTGTGATGCTGTGGTCCTGCGTCTCGGCTGCCACGGCTGGGGTAAACAACTTCGCTGGCTTAATCGCCGTTCGATTCTTCCTTGGAATTGTGGAAGCTCCCTTTTTCCCTGGG GCCTTTTACCTTCTCTCCTGTTGGTACACGAGAAAAGAGCTCGCCTTACGTACCGCCGTCCTATACTCAGGCCTTATTCTTGCTACCGCGTTTTCTGGCTTGATTGCAGCGGGGATTTTTGCAGGCCTCGACGGCGTACACGGTCTTGCAGGGTGGCAATGGATGTTTATAATCGAAGGAGCAGGAAGCTTCTTTGCAGCGCTGATCGCAATTGGTCTGCTGCCAGATTACATCGACTCAACTTCAGGAAGCGGACGATGGCTTCTAACCCCCAGGGAGCGCGACGTTGCAGCAGCGCGAATTGCCGCGGACAGGGTGTCTGATTCTGAAGCCGATAGATCGGTGTGGTACGGCGTGTTGCTTGCTATAAAGGATTTCAGGACTTGGATTTTT TTCCTCATGCTCTGCAGCAACCACACAGCGTACGgcttcaacaacttcttccCTAGCATCGTGCAAGGCCTCAACCTGGGCTCGAAAACCGTGACCCTTGTCCTGACCGCACCCCCCTACCTCGTCGGCGCCGTTGTGTCCTTCTTAgtcgccttctcctcggaCCGCCACAACGAGCGCGGCTTCCATATCTCAGTCCCCATGCTTGTCGCCATTGTCGGCTTCGTAATCTCTGCAGCAACCCTCAGCGTTCCCGCACGCTACTTCGCGTCCTTCCTGTATGCGTCCGGCGCATTCGCCGCAAACGCGATGGTCTACTCCTGGGCGGCGTCAGTGCTGAGCCAAACCCCCGAGAAGCGGGCCGCTGCGACGGCGATTATCAATCTGCTCGCGCAATTCGGGAACATCTGGAGTCCGTATTTCTTTCGGGAGCAGGATGAGCCACGGTATATTCTGGCGATGATCCTCATGATGGCGTTTTCCGGGTTGAGTGTTTGTTGTgcgttgacgatgaagatggtgctcaagaagcagaatgcgAAGATGAGGGCTGACGCGGAGGAGACTGGGACGAGGAGCgttactttatatactgtTTGA
- a CDS encoding uncharacterized protein (COG:F,Q;~EggNog:ENOG410PW85;~InterPro:IPR006680,IPR011059,IPR032466;~PFAM:PF01979;~go_function: GO:0016787 - hydrolase activity [Evidence IEA];~go_function: GO:0016810 - hydrolase activity, acting on carbon-nitrogen (but not peptide) bonds [Evidence IEA]), with the protein MTGKFLLTGGYVATLDDSLGDFPSGAVLVEDGTIKAVGKVGDFEATGAEIIDTTDGVVIPGMVDTHRHASMSLTRGIGADQALMHFLSNTYMRWLPATGVEDMHLSALVGALEALDSGVTTIIDTCESFHSREHAEAELQGLKDSGIRAFYAYGMCDLEYDGVPTGNDAWNARLGHLSEMHAANSFSESLVKVALQLSLLGAVPFELTAREIEYAHQHRMLCCSHSCALKNSCITTGIDELADNNLMLPGHVYIHCTNLTDRQMALVAQSQGKIAIAMETDMQMGMGIPPIRACLEHGIQPSLSIDTAAAVAPDLLSQMRLALQTQRCLDNEASHNRRQVPMNLEYTCRDALIWGTRNGADAVGLGDQIGTLTPGKRADIVFLSNKRFLSPSAFPLATAVLHSTPADVDTVLVNGVIRKREGQLVGQDVELIRTKAKEGLQRIVDKLETMMPEMTPEQISKYTADAERSSRVNLARAYHQDSRGDGFRQA; encoded by the coding sequence ATGACGGGAAAGTTCCTTTTGACCGGAGGATATGTGGCTACTCTGGACGATTCGCTCGGAGACTTCCCCAGCGGTGCGGTGTTGGTTGAAGATGGCACTATCAAGGCGGTTGGTAAAGTGGGAGACTTTGAAGCTACGGGGGCTGAGATCATTGACACAACCGACGGCGTGGTAATCCCTGGGATGGTGGACACTCATCGCCATGCTTCCATGTCTTTGACGCGCGGAATTGGGGCAGACCAGGCATTGATGCATTTTCTATCCAACACTTACATGAGGTGGCTGCCCGCCACTGGAGTCGAAGACATGCACCTTTCTGCGCTTGTTGGCGCGCTCGAGGCACTTGATAGTGGCGTCACAACGATCATCGATACTTGCGAATCCTTCCATTCGAGAGAGCATGCGGAGGCGGAGTTACAAGGGTTGAAAGACTCCGGCATCCGGGCATTTTATGCCTACGGCATGTGTGATCTGGAGTACGACGGGGTACCGACTGGAAATGACGCTTGGAACGCTCGCCTGGGCCACCTCAGCGAGATGCATGCGGCAAACTCGTTTAGTGAAAGCTTGGTCAAGGTTGCATTGCAGCTCAGCTTGCTCGGTGCAGTTCCTTTTGAACTCACGGCCAGGGAGATCGAATATGCGCATCAGCACCGGATGCTGTGCTGCTCTCATTCATGCGCACTTAAAAACTCATGCATAACCACTGGAATTGACGAGCTTGCCGACAACAACCTGATGCTGCCGGGCCATGTTTATATCCACTGCACAAACCTCACCGATCGCCAGATGGCACTTGTGGCGCAAAGCCAGGGTAAAATCGCAATTGCGATGGAAACCGATATGCAAATGGGCATGGGCATTCCACCGATTCGGGCATGTCTAGAGCACGGCATCCAGCCATCGCTCAGTATTGATACCGCCGCTGCCGTCGCCCCCGATCTGCTCTCTCAGATGCGTCTAGCATTGCAGACACAGCGATGCCTAGACAACGAAGCCTCCCACAACCGTCGACAGGTGCCGATGAATCTGGAATATACCTGCCGGGATGCCTTAATCTGGGGCACACGCAACGGCGCCGATGCGGTTGGGCTAGGCGACCAGATTGGCACACTCACACCCGGAAAGCGCGCCgatatcgtcttcctctcgaACAAGCGCTTTCTCAGTCCCTCGGCGTTCCCCCTTGCCACCGCTGTTCTGCATTCCACTCCCGCAGATGTCGACACGGTTCTCGTCAACGGCGTTATCAGGAAACGCGAAGGCCAGCTGGTTGGACAGGACGTTGAGCTAATTCGCAcaaaggcgaaggagggatTGCAGCGGATCGTCGACAAGCTTGAGACGATGATGCCAGAGATGACCCCGGAGCAAATCAGCAAGTACACGGCGGATGCTGAACGCTCGTCCCGGGTGAACCTGGCGCGGGCCTACCATCAAGATTCCCGAGGTGATGGATTCCGACAAGCTTAG
- a CDS encoding S1 family serine peptidase (COG:O;~EggNog:ENOG410PUV2;~InterPro:IPR001314,IPR043504,IPR009003,IPR001254;~MEROPS:MER0000057;~PFAM:PF13365,PF00089;~SECRETED:SignalP(1-23);~go_function: GO:0004252 - serine-type endopeptidase activity [Evidence IEA];~go_process: GO:0006508 - proteolysis [Evidence IEA]), with the protein MKPVKVLGNLLYFLPLLTQSVDAIVGGSDASANAAPFTAAVISSTVFGDSYICAGSLISSNTVLTTAGCADGSSASSLKVRVGSLEHAAGGRLIQVVKVIQHPNYNRNTRDSDFAILHLASSVADIEPVAISEQATITGAPVSLYGWGLTGKLSTENARVLQRLDSTFISADDCNPVWSDVNPVTGNMNCDAAPEKQQGSCDRDQGGPVISEAGELVGLIGYYNYCEQSSNGRPDVNNDPLSASDWITQNTI; encoded by the coding sequence ATGAAGCCCGTCAAAGTACTCGGCAATCTACTGTACTTCCTCCCCCTATTGACCCAGTCTGTGGATGCAATTGTGGGAGGAAGTGACGCGTCTGCGAACGCTGCGCCTTTCACAGCAGCGGTCATATCGAGCACCGTGTTTGGCGACTCTTATATCTGCGCCGGCTCGCTGATTAGCTCGAACACCGTTCTCACCACCGCTGGATGTGCCGACGGATCCTCAGCGTCGTCGCTGAAGGTCCGAGTTGGCAGTCTCGAGCACGCTGCCGGGGGCAGGTTGATCCAGGTGGTGAAAGTCATCCAACATCCCAACTACAACAGGAATACCCGGGATTCTGACTTCGCCATTCTCCATCTGGCGTCCTCGGTCGCGGATATCGAACCCGTAGCAATTTCCGAGCAAGCGACAATAACAGGGGCCCCTGTTAGCCTTTATGGCTGGGGACTGACTGGCAAGCTGTCGACCGAGAATGCTCGAGTGTTGCAACGGTTGGATTCAACATTCATCTCCGCCGATGACTGCAACCCAGTGTGGTCAGATGTCAACCCGGTGACTGGAAACATGAATTGTGATGCTGCCCCCGAGAAGCAACAGGGATCCTGTGACCGTGACCAAGGAGGTCCGGTTATTAGCGAAGCCGGTGAACTGGTGGGCCTTATAGGTTACTACAACTACTGTGAGCAGAGCTCGAATGGTCGCCCTGATGTCAATAATGATCCGCTGAGTGCATCCGATTGGATCACTCAGAATACGATCTGA
- a CDS encoding isocitrate lyase/PEP mutase family protein (COG:C;~EggNog:ENOG410QDJN;~InterPro:IPR039556,IPR018523,IPR015813,IPR040442;~PFAM:PF13714;~TransMembrane:1 (o239-258i);~go_function: GO:0003824 - catalytic activity [Evidence IEA]) has translation MSTNGTTKHAPIPATSRLRQLVEEKDVLVVPGVYDGFSARIALQVGFDCLYMTGAGTCASKLGQPDLGFASLNDMREHGEMIANLDTGTPLIADADTGYGGPNMVARTVAQYTRSGIAGLHIEDQIQTKRCGHLGGKQVVPLEVFEARITAAVTARKQLGSGIVIIARTDALQTHGFDEAVARLQAAVRAGADVGFLEGVTGEREAREVCKLLAPTPMLLNMVENGATPSWTPQQARELGFRIIIFPFAAMAPAYEAIRATYRRIKERGSTGIDPDFTPKKLFSVVGLEEAAALDAIAGGSLYSKV, from the exons ATGAGCACCAACGGAACGACAAAACATGCGCCAATTCCTGCCACATCACGGCTCAGGCAACttgtggaggagaaggatgttCTCGTAGTCCCAGGCGTCTACGACGGCTTCAGCGCCAGAATAGCCCTTCAGGTCGGCTTTGACTGTCTCTACATG ACTGGAGCGGGCACCTGCGCCTCCAAACTAGGCCAGCCAGACCTCGGCTTCGCCTCGCTGAATGACATGCGCGAGCACGGCGAAATGATCGCGAACCTGGACACAGGGACACCGCTCATCGCGGACGCGGACACGGGCTACGGCGGACCTAATATGGTTGCCCGGACGGTGGCACAGTATACACGGTCCGGCATCGCAGGGCTCCACATTGAAGACCAGATCCAGACGAAGCGGTGCGGCCATCTAGGCGGGAAGCAGGTGGTTCCGTTGGAGGTGTTTGAGGCCCGGATTACGGCTGCagtgacggcgaggaagcaGCTGGGGTCTGGGATTGTGATCATCGCGCGGACGGACGCGTTGCAGACGCATGGGTTTGACGAGGCAGTGGCGAGGCTGCAAGCTGCTGTTAGGGCGGGGGCCGATGTTGGCTTTTTGGAGGGGGTGACCGGCGAGCGTGAGGCTCGAGAGGTGTGTAAGCTACTGGCACCGACACCGATGCTGCTGAATATGGTCGAGAATGGCGCGACCCCTTCGTGGACGCCGCAGCAGGCGAGGGAGCTTGGGTTCCGAATCATTATCTTTCCCTTTGCCGCGATGGCGCCTGCTTACGAGGCTATCCGGGCGACTTATCGGCGCATCAAGGAGAGGGGGAGCACGGGGATCGATCCCGACTTTACCCCCAAGAAGCTGTTTAGTGTCgttggtttggaggaggcggctgCTCTTGATGCCATTGCGGGAGGGAGCCTGTATAGCAAGGTATAG